One Fuerstiella marisgermanici DNA window includes the following coding sequences:
- the fusA gene encoding elongation factor G, translated as MADLSRVRNIGISAHIDSGKTTLTERMLFYCGRIHKIRDVKGGDGGATMDHMDLERERGITITSAATRVSWKNDTLKIPEHVVNIIDTPGHVDFTVEVERSLRVLDGAILVLCSVGGVQSQSLTVDRQMKRYGVPRIAFINKMDRTGANPDKVMAAMRDKLKTNAVPLQIPIGSESNFVGVVDLVRMEAVYTKGDEGEIIERTEIPDELKEKAETARMEMLEALSQFDDELMGTLLDEGEVDEKDIRRIIRSATLAQQITPVLMGSAFKNKTVQEALDAVTMYLPCPTDVEVFANDNSKDAELDEDGAPPRVKLTNDDKDPMVAMAFKTVVETFGQLTYMRIYQGQIKKGDSYVNARTGNSVRFGRLVRMHSNDREEIDVGEAGDIMAVVGVDCASGDTFLGDGVEYSLENIYVADPVIRLSIEPAKRDDADKLGKALERFRREDPTFRVLSDEETNQTLIAGMGQLHLDVYVERIKREYGCECIIGEPRVSYRERPTKSVEFNHKRAKQSGGSGQYGHVVGVMEPLPEDAENAFEFENEVTGGRIPREYIPACEKGFEEMMTKGPLGEFEIVGLKIRLQDGTFHDVDSSDMAFKLCAMEAMRESILPKCGMALLEPIMKLEIETPDEFQGGVTGHISSKRGLVSSSEVTDGSCIILAEVPLAEMFDYANEIRSMTQGKGTFSMEFLCYRQAPKNVQEEVLARRRKEKEELKK; from the coding sequence ATGGCTGACCTTAGTCGTGTTCGCAACATTGGTATTTCCGCTCACATCGATTCAGGAAAGACGACCCTGACAGAGCGTATGCTCTTTTATTGCGGTCGGATTCACAAGATTCGGGATGTGAAGGGCGGCGATGGCGGCGCGACCATGGACCACATGGACCTGGAACGCGAACGCGGCATCACCATTACGTCGGCAGCCACGCGCGTGAGCTGGAAAAACGACACGCTGAAGATTCCTGAGCACGTTGTGAATATCATCGATACGCCAGGCCACGTTGACTTCACCGTCGAAGTGGAACGGTCGCTGCGCGTACTGGACGGAGCGATTCTGGTTCTGTGTTCGGTCGGTGGCGTGCAAAGCCAGTCGCTGACGGTTGACCGCCAGATGAAGCGATACGGTGTTCCGCGAATTGCGTTCATCAACAAGATGGACCGTACCGGTGCCAATCCCGACAAGGTCATGGCGGCCATGCGGGATAAATTGAAGACCAATGCCGTACCGTTGCAGATTCCAATCGGTTCAGAATCCAACTTCGTGGGCGTGGTCGACCTCGTGCGAATGGAAGCCGTCTACACCAAAGGTGACGAAGGCGAGATCATTGAACGCACTGAGATTCCTGATGAGTTGAAAGAAAAGGCCGAGACCGCTCGCATGGAAATGCTTGAGGCTCTGTCGCAGTTCGACGACGAACTGATGGGAACGCTGCTGGACGAAGGCGAAGTGGATGAGAAAGACATCCGTCGTATCATCCGTTCTGCCACGCTGGCTCAGCAGATTACGCCTGTACTGATGGGTAGTGCCTTCAAGAACAAGACGGTTCAGGAAGCTCTGGATGCTGTCACGATGTACCTGCCATGTCCGACGGACGTGGAAGTGTTCGCCAACGACAACAGCAAAGACGCCGAACTGGACGAAGATGGCGCACCGCCTCGCGTGAAGCTGACCAACGATGACAAAGACCCGATGGTTGCGATGGCCTTCAAAACGGTTGTCGAAACCTTCGGCCAGTTGACGTACATGCGAATCTACCAGGGGCAGATCAAGAAGGGGGATTCGTACGTCAACGCTCGTACCGGAAACTCCGTTCGATTTGGCCGCCTGGTGCGTATGCACTCTAACGACCGCGAAGAAATTGACGTCGGCGAAGCTGGCGACATCATGGCGGTCGTCGGTGTGGACTGCGCGTCCGGGGATACGTTCCTGGGCGATGGCGTGGAGTACTCGTTGGAAAACATCTACGTCGCCGATCCAGTAATTCGCCTGTCGATTGAACCGGCAAAGCGAGACGACGCGGACAAACTTGGCAAAGCGTTGGAACGTTTTCGTCGTGAAGATCCGACCTTCCGAGTGCTTTCTGATGAGGAAACGAATCAGACGCTGATCGCGGGCATGGGACAGTTGCACCTTGATGTGTATGTCGAACGCATCAAGCGTGAATACGGTTGTGAATGCATTATCGGTGAACCTCGCGTGTCGTACCGTGAACGTCCGACGAAGAGTGTCGAGTTCAATCACAAGCGAGCCAAGCAGTCCGGTGGTTCCGGTCAGTACGGACACGTTGTTGGCGTGATGGAGCCACTTCCGGAAGACGCTGAAAACGCATTCGAGTTCGAAAACGAAGTCACTGGTGGACGTATTCCTCGTGAATACATCCCGGCCTGTGAAAAAGGTTTCGAAGAGATGATGACGAAGGGGCCTTTGGGCGAATTCGAAATCGTCGGCCTGAAGATTCGTCTGCAGGACGGTACTTTCCACGACGTGGACTCATCGGACATGGCGTTCAAGCTGTGTGCGATGGAAGCGATGCGTGAATCAATTCTGCCGAAGTGCGGGATGGCATTGCTGGAACCAATCATGAAGCTGGAAATTGAAACTCCGGATGAGTTTCAGGGCGGAGTGACAGGACACATTTCCAGTAAGCGAGGTCTGGTTAGTTCTTCGGAAGTGACCGACGGAAGCTGCATCATTCTAGCAGAAGTGCCACTGGCGGAGATGTTTGACTACGCCAACGAAATTCGATCGATGACGCAGGGCAAGGGAACGTTCAGCATGGAATTCCTGTGCTATCGCCAGGCTCCTAAGAACGTTCAGGAAGAAGTTCTGGCTCGTCGTCGTAAGGAAAAGGAAGAGCTGAAGAAGTAG
- a CDS encoding PSD1 and planctomycete cytochrome C domain-containing protein produces the protein MLTLTGKFRFLLLTVPLASVFADFRPLEAAEPPDFNREVRPLLSDRCLACHGPDAAHREAELRLDDFKSMTADRGDYAVVVPGKPEASELLKRITSDDEDLVMPPKHLGKSLTEAEVDILHRWIASGAEINPHWAYVPPKNQPTPEVKTPEWPIHWVDNFVLARMETEGLQPSPGADPVTLMRRVHFDLTGLPPQPKVVAAFAQDPSDEAYEKVVDQLLASDAATERMAMYWLDLVRYADTVGYHGDQDHNISPYRDWVIDAFAQNMPFDQFTREQLAGDLLPDSTVDQKIASGYNRLLQTSHEGGIQPKEYLSIYAADRVRNVSAVWMGATVGCAQCHDHKFDPYTAKDFYSLAAFFADLDEDQHFRDGSNALPTKRAPELKVHSRRERAHLTKLKHDLADVERQLKKSPDNKDLVDRRKQLGFAIDDLENAARLTMISVAKEPREMRLLARGNWLDDSGPIVSPSIPEFLGETPTANSSRATRLDLANWLCDAENGAGLLTARVFANRFWYLMFGGGIAADLDDFGGQGTPPEHPELLDQLALEFVNSDWNVREMLRLIVTSRTYRQSSAWTDELLEKDPGNTLYARQSAFRLPAEMVRDNALEVSGLLVHKVGGPSVRPYQPAGYYRHLNFPVRKYAHHTDDRQWRRGLYVHWQRQFLHPMLKAFDAPTREECTAQRSRSNTPLAALTLLNDPTFVEVARAFADRILTETDGKSDDSRFDHAMQLATSRLPDARERQLFSDLLQASRSYYKAHPAEAEKALGVGLAPQPKRLDSVEMASWMAVSRAILNLDETITRN, from the coding sequence ATGTTGACGCTTACCGGCAAGTTCCGTTTCTTGCTGCTTACAGTCCCTTTGGCCAGTGTTTTCGCTGATTTTCGGCCGTTGGAAGCTGCCGAGCCTCCCGATTTCAACCGTGAAGTCCGTCCGTTGCTGTCAGACCGCTGCCTCGCCTGCCACGGCCCGGACGCGGCTCATCGCGAGGCCGAACTCCGGCTCGATGACTTCAAAAGCATGACGGCAGACCGAGGCGACTATGCGGTTGTCGTGCCGGGCAAGCCGGAAGCCAGCGAGCTGCTTAAGCGCATCACCAGCGACGATGAAGATCTGGTGATGCCGCCGAAGCATCTGGGGAAGTCGCTCACTGAGGCGGAAGTGGATATTCTGCATCGCTGGATCGCATCAGGTGCCGAAATCAATCCGCACTGGGCGTACGTCCCGCCAAAAAATCAGCCGACTCCTGAAGTTAAAACGCCCGAATGGCCGATTCACTGGGTCGACAATTTTGTCCTGGCTCGAATGGAAACCGAAGGCCTGCAGCCGTCTCCTGGGGCGGATCCGGTCACCTTGATGCGGCGTGTGCACTTCGATCTGACCGGCCTGCCGCCTCAGCCGAAAGTCGTTGCGGCCTTTGCCCAAGACCCGAGTGACGAGGCTTACGAGAAAGTCGTGGACCAATTGCTGGCGTCGGACGCCGCTACCGAACGCATGGCGATGTACTGGCTGGATCTTGTGCGCTACGCCGATACGGTCGGCTATCACGGAGATCAGGACCACAACATTTCGCCTTACCGCGATTGGGTGATTGATGCTTTTGCCCAGAACATGCCCTTCGATCAGTTCACTCGCGAACAGCTTGCTGGCGACCTGCTGCCAGACAGCACTGTCGATCAGAAGATAGCGTCCGGTTACAACCGCCTGCTGCAGACATCGCACGAAGGCGGCATTCAGCCAAAGGAATATTTGTCGATTTACGCGGCTGATCGAGTGCGAAATGTCTCCGCCGTGTGGATGGGAGCGACCGTTGGGTGTGCTCAATGCCACGACCATAAGTTTGATCCGTACACGGCCAAAGACTTCTACTCGCTGGCCGCGTTTTTTGCGGATCTGGACGAAGACCAGCACTTCCGCGATGGCTCAAATGCATTGCCAACAAAGCGTGCGCCGGAATTGAAAGTCCACTCGCGTCGCGAGCGCGCTCACTTGACGAAGCTGAAGCACGATCTGGCAGACGTCGAGCGGCAGCTCAAGAAATCGCCAGACAACAAAGATCTCGTGGACCGCAGAAAGCAGCTTGGCTTTGCGATAGACGACCTTGAAAATGCGGCTCGCCTGACCATGATCAGCGTTGCCAAAGAGCCTCGCGAGATGCGACTGTTGGCTCGCGGCAACTGGCTTGACGACAGCGGCCCGATTGTGTCGCCTTCGATTCCGGAGTTCCTGGGCGAAACTCCGACAGCCAACAGTTCTCGCGCGACGCGGCTGGATCTGGCCAACTGGTTGTGCGACGCCGAAAATGGCGCTGGCCTGCTGACGGCGCGAGTGTTTGCGAATCGCTTCTGGTATCTGATGTTTGGCGGTGGCATCGCCGCCGATCTGGATGACTTTGGCGGCCAGGGAACGCCGCCGGAGCACCCGGAATTGCTGGACCAGCTGGCACTGGAATTCGTCAACAGCGACTGGAATGTGCGAGAGATGTTGCGGCTGATTGTGACCAGCCGCACCTATCGACAGTCATCTGCCTGGACAGATGAACTGCTCGAGAAGGATCCTGGCAACACGCTTTACGCTCGACAGTCGGCCTTTCGCCTTCCGGCCGAAATGGTCCGCGATAACGCATTGGAGGTGTCAGGGCTATTGGTTCACAAAGTTGGTGGCCCCAGCGTCCGGCCGTACCAGCCGGCGGGCTACTATCGTCACCTGAATTTCCCCGTCCGCAAGTACGCTCACCACACTGACGACCGGCAGTGGCGGCGAGGGTTGTACGTGCATTGGCAGCGTCAGTTTCTGCACCCAATGTTAAAAGCCTTCGACGCGCCCACTCGCGAAGAATGCACGGCCCAGCGGTCGCGCAGCAATACTCCGCTTGCGGCACTCACGCTGTTGAACGATCCGACGTTCGTCGAAGTTGCTCGAGCGTTTGCCGATCGCATCCTGACGGAAACTGATGGCAAGTCCGACGATTCACGATTTGACCACGCGATGCAACTGGCCACATCCCGGCTGCCGGACGCGCGGGAGCGGCAACTGTTTAGCGATCTGCTGCAGGCATCGCGAAGTTACTACAAGGCTCACCCCGCCGAAGCTGAAAAGGCGTTGGGCGTGGGGTTGGCGCCGCAGCCGAAGAGACTTGATTCTGTCGAAATGGCGTCATGGATGGCGGTTAGCCGAGCAATTCTAAATCTGGATGAGACCATCACTCGGAATTGA
- a CDS encoding DUF1570 domain-containing protein: MAREAWYETVLNDLIAPDSLHDRITQTTTSSQTALRTLIRFAVVVCCCTAGCTNTTPKTFTVERPVRHTTTGDGYSIQSNFPIGRDAPLVGELNDLKAAIISKLELPKQRDPVVVYLFSDEESYRRYMHSMWPNLPPRRAYFVGTSRELAVYSFHSPNVQEDLRHEFTHGLLHASLNTVPLWLDEGLAEYFEVRGSEVGAPHAAHLKHLQAARANGWNPSMYQLEQLSDFQKMTQRDYAEAWGWVHFMLESDANGRQALIDYIAELETKTIAPSFMARLEQANPAYYNSMIAHVSNAAQGISLVSHEP; encoded by the coding sequence ATGGCGCGTGAAGCATGGTACGAAACCGTTCTTAATGACCTGATTGCGCCTGATTCGTTGCACGACCGAATTACTCAGACCACAACATCCAGCCAGACTGCGCTGCGAACGCTAATCCGTTTCGCGGTGGTGGTGTGCTGTTGTACGGCCGGGTGCACGAACACGACGCCGAAAACGTTCACCGTAGAACGCCCCGTTCGTCATACGACAACAGGCGACGGCTATTCCATTCAAAGCAATTTTCCGATCGGCCGCGACGCACCGCTGGTAGGGGAACTGAATGACCTGAAGGCGGCGATCATCAGCAAGCTAGAGCTCCCGAAGCAGCGTGACCCCGTGGTCGTGTATCTGTTTTCGGACGAAGAATCCTACCGCCGTTACATGCACAGCATGTGGCCCAACCTGCCGCCGCGGCGAGCTTACTTTGTGGGGACCAGTCGCGAGCTGGCCGTGTATTCTTTCCACAGTCCAAACGTGCAGGAAGACCTGCGGCACGAATTTACTCATGGGCTGCTGCACGCGTCGCTGAACACGGTGCCGCTATGGCTGGATGAAGGACTAGCAGAATACTTCGAAGTACGTGGCAGCGAAGTCGGAGCGCCTCACGCCGCGCATCTTAAGCATCTACAAGCGGCGCGCGCCAACGGCTGGAACCCGTCGATGTATCAGCTCGAACAACTGTCTGACTTCCAAAAGATGACTCAACGCGACTATGCCGAAGCGTGGGGCTGGGTTCACTTCATGCTGGAAAGTGACGCCAACGGCCGACAGGCACTGATCGATTACATCGCAGAACTGGAAACGAAAACCATCGCACCATCGTTTATGGCACGTCTTGAGCAAGCGAATCCAGCCTACTACAACAGCATGATCGCTCACGTGTCGAATGCCGCTCAAGGCATTTCACTGGTCAGCCATGAACCATAG
- a CDS encoding tetratricopeptide repeat protein — translation MLLLLRHSVLTLAAGLVSASLISAAAAAPQQNAAQPSAQAQEKDSRVGQKVIVTEAGAPLQTPKETVWKAYLGETFTVALTNGEWLWVAEKGGWLSEKQVVLFDNAIEELTKRIQQQPSPENYHLRGIAYSVHEEYDKAVADFEMSLKKKPGTAGVLNNLGQVHYLQNDFDAAIKDFTAAITSAPDHFIALNNRALCLIAKEDFDGALRDLNAALKLNQKYPEALNNRGVVFSKQGDYPAAIKDYSAALEIDDKYIDAYGNRSFAYRQLKKFTEAISDLQMAMHKNPLDYKPVNDLAWVLATAAESSVRDPKRALELATKACQMTQYKNWNSLDTLAAAHAANGDFKSAQQWVATAIEAAPDDMKDGLNEHLELIQAEKPIVK, via the coding sequence ATGTTGCTCTTACTTCGTCATTCTGTTCTCACGCTTGCCGCCGGATTGGTGTCTGCCAGCCTTATCAGTGCAGCCGCTGCCGCACCGCAACAAAATGCTGCTCAACCTTCTGCACAGGCGCAGGAAAAGGATAGTCGCGTCGGGCAAAAAGTGATTGTGACAGAAGCGGGCGCACCTTTGCAGACACCGAAGGAGACCGTGTGGAAAGCCTATCTGGGCGAAACCTTCACCGTGGCTCTGACCAATGGCGAATGGCTGTGGGTCGCAGAAAAAGGCGGCTGGTTGTCAGAAAAGCAAGTCGTGCTGTTCGACAACGCTATTGAGGAGCTGACAAAAAGAATTCAACAGCAACCATCTCCAGAGAATTACCACCTGCGAGGGATCGCGTATTCGGTTCATGAAGAATACGACAAGGCTGTGGCCGATTTTGAAATGAGCCTCAAAAAGAAGCCGGGCACCGCTGGAGTGCTAAACAACCTTGGGCAGGTTCACTATTTGCAGAACGATTTCGACGCCGCCATCAAGGATTTCACCGCCGCCATTACCAGCGCTCCTGACCATTTTATTGCGCTTAACAACCGAGCTTTGTGTTTGATTGCGAAAGAAGATTTCGACGGAGCTTTGCGTGATTTGAATGCCGCACTGAAGTTGAATCAGAAGTATCCAGAGGCTTTGAACAATCGTGGCGTGGTGTTTTCAAAGCAGGGCGATTACCCGGCCGCGATTAAAGACTATTCGGCGGCGCTTGAGATTGATGATAAGTACATCGATGCTTACGGGAACCGTTCTTTTGCATACCGGCAATTGAAGAAGTTCACCGAAGCGATTTCCGACCTGCAAATGGCCATGCACAAGAACCCGCTGGACTACAAGCCGGTGAATGACCTCGCATGGGTGCTGGCAACTGCCGCTGAAAGTTCCGTCCGCGATCCGAAGAGGGCGCTGGAACTGGCGACGAAAGCCTGTCAGATGACGCAGTACAAGAACTGGAATTCACTGGACACGCTTGCGGCTGCTCATGCCGCCAATGGAGACTTTAAGTCTGCTCAGCAATGGGTGGCCACTGCGATCGAAGCAGCGCCAGACGATATGAAGGACGGCCTGAATGAACATCTGGAACTGATTCAGGCAGAGAAACCGATCGTTAAGTAG
- the miaA gene encoding tRNA (adenosine(37)-N6)-dimethylallyltransferase MiaA — protein sequence MTEELDYLKHCWFLAGPTAGGKTATAIELAKILNAEIVSMDSMAIYRGMDIGTAKPSRDEQNAVPHHLIDVVKPHQEFSVSEYVLQASEVARQILKRDRIPLFVGGTGLYLRSLLRGVFEGPPADWELRNELQRGAEERGNDWLHSELQNVDPGTAAKLHPNDVRRVVRAIEVFRLTGQPLSQQQQQTPLPPQKRPAAVFWIDPPRDWLHERINRRVDLMMQQGLLKETQQLLAAEPPPGRTARQALGYREIISHLEDGVPLDDAVEQIKTGTRQFAKRQHTWFRNLEECSSVSITGSENPQELAVRLKAITATRPADETHA from the coding sequence ATGACCGAAGAACTCGACTACTTAAAACACTGCTGGTTCCTGGCTGGTCCAACCGCAGGTGGCAAGACCGCGACCGCGATTGAACTGGCAAAGATCCTCAACGCTGAAATCGTGTCGATGGATTCGATGGCCATCTACCGTGGCATGGATATCGGCACAGCCAAACCGTCGCGTGACGAACAGAACGCTGTGCCGCATCATCTGATTGATGTGGTCAAACCTCACCAGGAATTCAGCGTTTCCGAATACGTGCTTCAGGCCAGCGAGGTGGCAAGACAGATTCTGAAGCGGGACCGCATTCCGTTATTTGTCGGCGGCACAGGATTGTATCTGCGATCGTTACTGCGCGGAGTGTTCGAAGGTCCGCCTGCCGACTGGGAACTTCGAAACGAACTGCAGCGCGGCGCGGAAGAGCGCGGCAACGACTGGCTGCATTCAGAACTTCAAAACGTAGACCCCGGCACAGCCGCGAAGCTGCACCCAAACGATGTGCGACGCGTTGTTCGCGCAATCGAAGTATTTCGGCTGACAGGCCAGCCACTGTCGCAGCAGCAACAACAAACACCGCTGCCACCTCAGAAACGCCCGGCTGCCGTCTTCTGGATCGATCCGCCGCGAGACTGGCTGCATGAACGCATCAACCGACGCGTAGACCTGATGATGCAGCAAGGGTTGCTGAAGGAAACTCAACAGCTGCTTGCCGCCGAACCGCCTCCCGGCAGAACCGCGCGGCAGGCACTCGGCTATCGCGAAATTATTAGCCACCTCGAAGACGGCGTGCCATTGGACGATGCTGTTGAACAGATCAAGACCGGCACTCGCCAATTCGCCAAACGGCAGCACACATGGTTCCGTAATCTGGAAGAATGCAGCAGCGTGAGCATCACGGGCTCTGAGAACCCGCAGGAACTAGCGGTTCGGCTAAAGGCGATAACGGCGACTCGACCAGCTGACGAAACGCACGCTTAA
- a CDS encoding metal-dependent hydrolase — protein sequence MAAYREHITVSGTLGIAYAFAAVISFGFSITQAIIAAILTWIAGMLPDMDSESGRPIRELSGITAALAPLVLLQHANYLGISNDRAMMFSLLLYGAVRYGGAALLGKLTVHRGMFHSIPALIIASEATFLAYHNPDPKVRLLMAGGVALGFFSHLILDEMYSVQWDGMRIKVKKSSGSAIKFFGKKHMPNAVALGLMMFFSYACLMNVGIIPDPNVAPAPEVLEITGDLEAAPVYRMADEPTGAVYR from the coding sequence ATGGCAGCTTATCGAGAACACATTACCGTCAGCGGAACGCTGGGCATTGCCTACGCGTTCGCGGCCGTGATCTCATTCGGCTTTTCGATCACTCAAGCCATCATTGCCGCCATCCTGACCTGGATTGCGGGCATGCTGCCGGACATGGATTCGGAAAGCGGCAGGCCAATTCGAGAGCTATCCGGCATCACCGCCGCGCTGGCTCCGCTGGTGCTGCTGCAGCACGCCAACTATCTGGGCATCAGTAATGATCGAGCCATGATGTTCTCGCTATTGCTGTACGGAGCGGTGCGGTACGGCGGCGCAGCCTTATTAGGAAAGCTGACGGTTCATCGAGGAATGTTTCACAGCATTCCAGCGTTAATTATTGCGTCTGAAGCGACGTTTCTGGCGTACCACAACCCGGATCCGAAAGTGCGATTGCTAATGGCTGGCGGTGTGGCACTCGGCTTCTTTTCGCACCTTATCCTGGACGAAATGTACAGCGTCCAATGGGACGGCATGCGCATAAAAGTGAAGAAGTCGTCAGGCAGCGCGATTAAGTTCTTTGGGAAGAAGCATATGCCCAACGCAGTCGCGCTGGGGCTTATGATGTTCTTTAGTTACGCATGCCTGATGAACGTCGGAATCATTCCCGACCCGAACGTGGCACCGGCTCCGGAAGTGCTGGAGATCACCGGCGACCTTGAAGCCGCTCCCGTATACCGGATGGCCGATGAACCGACCGGAGCCGTGTACCGCTGA
- a CDS encoding DUF1015 domain-containing protein, whose product MPRVKPFQAIRPNPESAAKVASVPYDVVNREEAAELASGNPDSFLHVVRPDIDLPADTNPYADEVYATARKNLDRLLNDGVLVRDDKERLFVYRQIMNGVAQSGIVCCCHIDDYENNLILKHEKTRKVKEDDRTRHVQTLNAHTGPVFLTYKDVAAVDEMVDAVQKGEPLYDFTAPDGVQHTVWAIEDATPYQQELNAVESFYVADGHHRSASAWRAGAERRAANPDHTGDEEYNWFLTVLFPARQLNILSYNRIIKDLNGQSVDDVLNALAKVGQVEPTNDPVPEAAGSFCIYLENSWYRLTVSPDTIDQDDPIASLDVAILEQRVLEPIFGIGDVRTDSRIDFVGGIRGTDELKKRVDSGDWACAVSMFPTSIVQLMSVSDAGEIMPPKSTWFEPKLRSGLLVHSLD is encoded by the coding sequence ATGCCTCGCGTCAAGCCGTTTCAGGCCATTCGTCCGAACCCGGAATCTGCTGCCAAAGTCGCGTCTGTGCCTTACGACGTGGTCAACCGCGAAGAAGCCGCAGAACTGGCGAGCGGCAATCCGGACAGCTTTCTGCACGTAGTGCGACCGGACATCGATCTTCCGGCGGACACCAACCCCTATGCCGACGAAGTCTACGCGACGGCTCGCAAAAATCTTGACCGCCTGCTGAACGACGGCGTGCTGGTGCGAGACGATAAGGAACGTCTGTTCGTCTACCGCCAAATCATGAATGGCGTCGCTCAATCGGGAATCGTCTGCTGCTGCCACATTGACGATTACGAAAACAACCTGATTCTGAAGCACGAAAAAACTCGCAAGGTCAAAGAAGACGATCGCACTCGCCACGTACAAACTCTGAACGCTCACACCGGCCCTGTTTTTCTGACCTACAAAGACGTGGCCGCCGTCGACGAGATGGTAGACGCCGTTCAGAAAGGCGAACCGCTCTACGACTTCACGGCTCCTGACGGCGTGCAGCACACCGTTTGGGCAATTGAAGACGCCACGCCGTATCAACAAGAATTGAACGCGGTGGAATCGTTCTACGTGGCTGACGGCCATCATCGTTCTGCCAGCGCATGGCGCGCTGGGGCGGAGCGCCGAGCGGCGAATCCGGATCACACGGGCGATGAAGAGTACAACTGGTTTTTGACGGTCCTGTTTCCCGCGCGGCAGTTGAACATTCTGTCTTACAATCGCATCATCAAGGATTTGAATGGGCAATCGGTCGACGACGTACTGAACGCGCTGGCCAAAGTTGGACAGGTCGAACCGACCAATGATCCTGTGCCCGAAGCCGCCGGCTCGTTCTGCATCTACCTCGAAAATTCCTGGTACCGCCTGACGGTTTCACCTGACACGATCGATCAGGACGATCCGATCGCGTCGTTGGATGTCGCGATTCTGGAGCAGCGCGTGCTGGAACCAATTTTTGGCATCGGCGACGTTCGGACGGATTCGCGTATCGACTTCGTCGGTGGTATTCGCGGCACTGACGAATTGAAAAAACGAGTCGACAGCGGCGACTGGGCGTGTGCCGTTTCTATGTTCCCAACGTCGATTGTGCAGTTGATGTCTGTGTCAGATGCGGGCGAGATCATGCCGCCAAAAAGCACGTGGTTCGAACCGAAGCTCCGCAGCGGCCTGCTGGTGCATTCGCTGGACTAA
- a CDS encoding DinB family protein — MSRSLGFTISDSLQLSLGYAERLLKDVQADQFARFGSPGGQIVESNHAAFVYGHLSLYGPIMLKDLGHDAPATPDAFQDVFSKNAQCVDDPRGTIYPPMEQVTEFFFTGYRTVLEALQATSDEALQQPNPLGGPMTEKFPTLGSMHAFYAGGHMMMHLGQMSAWRRMQGIGAA; from the coding sequence ATGTCTCGTTCCCTTGGGTTCACTATTTCGGATTCTCTGCAACTTAGCCTGGGCTATGCCGAACGCCTGCTGAAGGATGTTCAGGCAGATCAATTCGCTCGCTTCGGCAGCCCCGGCGGACAGATCGTTGAATCCAATCACGCCGCGTTTGTGTATGGCCACCTTAGCCTGTACGGGCCCATCATGCTGAAAGACCTCGGCCACGATGCGCCCGCGACGCCGGACGCATTTCAAGACGTCTTTTCGAAGAATGCTCAGTGTGTAGACGACCCGCGCGGCACGATTTATCCGCCGATGGAGCAAGTGACGGAATTTTTCTTCACCGGTTATCGAACTGTGTTGGAAGCGTTGCAGGCGACGTCGGACGAAGCCTTGCAGCAACCGAATCCACTCGGCGGACCGATGACGGAAAAATTTCCAACGCTTGGTTCCATGCATGCTTTCTACGCTGGCGGCCACATGATGATGCACCTGGGCCAAATGAGTGCGTGGCGAAGAATGCAGGGCATTGGCGCAGCTTAG